A genomic stretch from Pontibacter liquoris includes:
- a CDS encoding SusC/RagA family TonB-linked outer membrane protein — protein MQKQLTHKFVRLLLALGLFLGLGAEAFAQDTLTQGVVKDAKTGEPLIGARVQVKGTDKGTVTGVDGSFNLAVAKGQTLLISSLGYTLKEVKADGQALNVTLLEDTKALDEVVVVGYGTQSQKAVSSAVTSVNPQELKGIPAPSPDQLLQGKASGVQIAAASGTPGGGIFVRIRGNTSINASNEPLYVVDGVFINNQSLSGLSLGGQTTNPLADLNPADIESIEILKDANATAIYGARGANGVVLITTKRGKTNAGTRINFQTYFGVAKAPKIYETVNAQQEAELINETHLNDGGSPATLPFRPKSEGGFGLPTEQTTYSRIPDVFRTAKTQSYDLSASGGGESNRFFLGGGYFKQEGIVKPAAFERFSGRFNYDHLVNERLTIGTSTSISYSKRNQSRNDDSAQGVINSALYVPTYLPVFNQDGSYARHSIFDNHLALIDNLNIKGESSRLISNVYGEYELLDGLTFKSSWSIDYNGYSDKVYNNTQISVGLPAGNASRVDTRLTSLLNEQLLTYNKRLGDDHFLNVILGNTVQQTSYNTLSLTGRNFPSDDFQEIASSSLQTASTNSSQNGLISFFSRAGYTYKDKYSIDGSVRADASSRFGASNRWGVFPSLGASWIVSEEAFAQDLPFDLIKLRANIGLTGNQNGINDFASLGLWRAGRNYDGQPGISHQQLANPDLKWETTRQWNIGLDLALLQNRLKVEANYYNKYTKDLLLEVPVPEKTGFSSVFENLGEISNKGVELNITSTNIERDDFSWTTSLNIARNVNKIEKLPIPINQHSRDWIRMEEGGSVYAFWVYKQLYVDPQTGDAVYDDVNKDGKITVADRQIVANAAPDFFGGLNNTIRYKAFDLGALFYFEYGNDILNLNRFFMEHGGTRNGSITFLPGQLDRWQQPGDVTDVPRLTKTGTNYTLPSSRFIEDGSFLRLRSVTLGYTVPSEALGKYKIGNLRVYLSGTNLWTLTNYSGLDPEVNVAGNNQNVRGIDHAVVPQPRTWQAGLNVTF, from the coding sequence ATGCAAAAACAACTCACACATAAATTCGTGCGCCTGCTCCTGGCGCTTGGCCTGTTCCTGGGCCTCGGGGCAGAAGCGTTTGCACAAGACACCTTAACACAAGGTGTGGTAAAAGACGCCAAAACCGGCGAACCGCTGATTGGTGCCCGCGTGCAGGTAAAAGGCACCGACAAGGGCACCGTTACCGGCGTAGACGGCAGCTTTAACCTGGCCGTGGCAAAAGGCCAGACGCTCCTTATCTCCAGCCTGGGCTATACTTTAAAAGAAGTAAAAGCCGATGGCCAGGCCCTGAACGTAACGTTGCTGGAAGATACCAAAGCGCTGGATGAAGTGGTGGTAGTGGGCTACGGCACGCAATCGCAGAAGGCAGTTTCCAGCGCCGTGACGTCTGTTAATCCGCAGGAACTGAAAGGCATTCCGGCGCCATCGCCAGACCAGCTTTTGCAAGGTAAAGCCTCGGGGGTGCAGATCGCGGCTGCCAGCGGCACGCCGGGCGGCGGCATCTTTGTGCGCATCCGCGGCAACACCTCCATCAACGCCAGCAACGAGCCGCTTTATGTAGTAGACGGCGTGTTCATCAACAACCAGTCACTTTCAGGCCTGAGCCTGGGCGGGCAAACCACCAACCCGCTGGCTGACCTGAACCCGGCTGACATTGAAAGCATCGAAATCCTGAAAGACGCCAACGCTACCGCTATTTACGGAGCCCGCGGCGCCAATGGCGTGGTGCTCATCACCACCAAGCGCGGCAAAACAAATGCCGGTACGCGCATCAATTTCCAGACCTACTTTGGGGTAGCAAAAGCGCCGAAGATCTACGAAACCGTAAACGCGCAGCAGGAAGCGGAGCTCATCAACGAAACCCACCTGAACGACGGCGGCAGTCCGGCCACGCTTCCGTTCCGCCCGAAAAGTGAAGGCGGTTTTGGATTGCCGACAGAGCAGACCACGTATTCCCGCATTCCGGATGTGTTCCGGACCGCCAAAACCCAAAGCTACGACCTGTCGGCATCGGGCGGGGGCGAGTCGAACCGTTTCTTTCTGGGCGGCGGCTACTTTAAGCAGGAGGGCATTGTAAAGCCCGCCGCGTTCGAGCGTTTCAGCGGCCGCTTCAACTACGACCACCTGGTAAACGAGCGCCTGACCATTGGCACCAGCACCTCTATCTCGTACAGCAAGCGCAACCAGAGCCGCAACGACGACAGTGCCCAGGGCGTGATCAACTCGGCTTTGTATGTTCCCACTTACTTGCCGGTTTTTAACCAGGACGGCTCCTACGCCCGCCACTCCATTTTTGATAACCACCTGGCCCTGATCGATAACCTCAACATCAAAGGAGAGAGCAGCCGCCTGATCAGCAACGTGTATGGCGAGTATGAGCTCCTGGATGGCCTGACCTTTAAATCAAGCTGGAGCATCGACTACAACGGGTATTCCGACAAAGTATACAACAACACGCAGATCAGTGTGGGCCTGCCGGCTGGTAACGCCAGCCGAGTTGATACGCGCTTAACCTCGCTGCTAAACGAGCAATTACTCACGTATAACAAGCGCCTGGGCGATGACCACTTCCTGAACGTGATACTAGGAAACACAGTGCAGCAGACCAGCTATAATACGCTCTCGCTAACAGGCCGCAACTTCCCGAGCGATGATTTCCAGGAGATCGCCTCTTCTTCGCTGCAGACCGCTTCGACCAACTCGAGCCAAAATGGGCTGATCTCGTTCTTCTCCCGGGCCGGTTATACTTACAAAGACAAGTATAGCATAGACGGCAGCGTGCGGGCCGATGCTTCTTCCCGTTTCGGGGCGTCCAATCGCTGGGGCGTGTTCCCGTCGCTGGGCGCTTCCTGGATCGTTTCCGAGGAAGCCTTTGCCCAGGACCTGCCCTTCGATCTGATCAAGCTGCGCGCCAACATCGGCCTGACCGGTAACCAGAACGGCATCAACGACTTTGCTTCGCTTGGCTTGTGGCGGGCGGGCCGCAACTACGATGGGCAGCCCGGCATCAGCCACCAGCAGCTGGCCAACCCGGACCTGAAGTGGGAAACCACGCGCCAGTGGAACATTGGCCTGGACCTGGCCCTGCTGCAAAATCGACTGAAAGTGGAAGCCAACTACTATAACAAGTATACCAAAGACCTGCTGCTGGAAGTGCCGGTGCCGGAGAAGACGGGCTTCAGCAGTGTGTTCGAGAACCTGGGTGAGATCAGCAACAAAGGTGTTGAGCTTAATATCACCTCTACCAACATCGAACGTGATGATTTCTCCTGGACCACCAGCCTCAACATTGCCCGCAACGTGAACAAGATCGAGAAATTGCCCATCCCCATCAACCAGCACTCCCGCGACTGGATCCGCATGGAAGAAGGCGGTTCGGTGTATGCTTTCTGGGTGTACAAGCAGCTGTATGTGGATCCGCAGACGGGCGATGCCGTGTACGACGATGTGAACAAGGATGGCAAGATCACGGTGGCTGACCGCCAGATCGTGGCCAACGCGGCACCGGATTTCTTTGGCGGCTTGAATAACACCATCCGCTACAAAGCTTTCGACCTGGGTGCCCTGTTCTATTTTGAGTATGGCAACGACATTCTGAACCTGAACCGCTTCTTTATGGAGCACGGCGGTACGCGCAACGGCTCGATCACCTTTCTGCCAGGCCAGCTCGACCGCTGGCAGCAACCCGGCGATGTGACCGACGTGCCGCGCCTGACCAAAACCGGCACCAACTATACCTTGCCCAGCAGCCGCTTTATCGAAGATGGCTCGTTCCTGCGCCTGCGTTCTGTTACGCTGGGCTATACGGTGCCTTCCGAAGCGCTCGGCAAGTATAAGATCGGCAACCTCCGCGTGTATTTGTCGGGCACCAACCTGTGGACGCTCACCAACTACAGCGGCCTGGACCCGGAAGTGAACGTGGCCGGCAACAACCAGAACGTGCGCGGCATCGACCATGCCGTGGTGCCGCAGCCAAGAACTTGGCAGGCAGGCTTAAATGTAACTTTCTAA
- a CDS encoding RagB/SusD family nutrient uptake outer membrane protein produces MKNIFTNYKTLALALLVSLSGCNNILEPAPRLDISSEQAITDKRGAEAALLGAYSELQSNSYYGFEYPALAYLSADEVDWSGSYNFYQQFDLNAIPAENSSIKSVWAQIYRVINVANTIIEKVPAIQDRSLTDAQRQTILGEAYFLRALSYFDLGRAWGGVPLVLQPTTNKTSGKGIKRSTLEQTYEQVLADLEQAETLLPALTVRSRASKEAVWALKARLYLYQQQWAKAEEYATLVIGSGNAKLVKPYSAIYTGKLTEESILELAYDNADRNAHANYWLPSSKGGRYEWKPSASITADLQNTAVGGARSALIGSQVNNGKEIVYGQKYSKIGTGDDGAFVLRLAEQYLIRAEARLKQSNLSGGLADLNTVRERADLAPLAATDTGAALLAVELERKVELAFEGHRWFDLIRTGRAAAVLGITDPNKFRFPIPNSEILADPDLDPADQNPGY; encoded by the coding sequence ATGAAGAACATATTCACAAACTATAAAACCCTCGCCCTGGCCCTGCTGGTATCGCTCTCAGGCTGCAACAACATTCTGGAGCCAGCACCCCGCCTGGATATTTCCTCCGAACAGGCCATCACCGATAAGCGGGGCGCTGAGGCGGCTTTGCTGGGGGCCTATAGTGAGTTGCAAAGCAACAGCTACTATGGCTTTGAGTACCCGGCCCTCGCCTACTTATCTGCTGATGAAGTGGACTGGTCGGGCTCCTACAACTTTTACCAGCAGTTCGACCTGAATGCCATTCCGGCCGAGAACAGCTCCATCAAGTCTGTCTGGGCGCAGATCTACCGGGTGATCAATGTCGCCAATACCATCATCGAAAAAGTGCCCGCCATCCAGGACAGAAGCCTGACCGATGCGCAGCGCCAGACGATCCTGGGAGAAGCTTACTTCCTGCGCGCCTTGTCTTATTTTGACCTGGGCCGGGCCTGGGGCGGCGTGCCGCTGGTGCTCCAACCTACCACAAACAAAACAAGCGGTAAGGGTATTAAACGATCTACGCTTGAGCAAACCTATGAGCAGGTGCTGGCAGACCTGGAGCAGGCCGAAACGTTACTGCCAGCTTTAACGGTTCGCTCCAGGGCCTCGAAAGAAGCAGTGTGGGCGCTGAAAGCCCGGTTATACTTGTACCAGCAGCAATGGGCGAAAGCCGAAGAGTACGCGACCCTGGTGATCGGGAGCGGGAATGCGAAACTGGTAAAACCCTACAGCGCCATTTACACCGGAAAACTGACGGAGGAAAGTATACTGGAACTCGCCTACGACAACGCCGACCGGAACGCCCATGCCAACTACTGGCTGCCCAGCAGCAAAGGCGGCCGCTATGAATGGAAGCCTTCGGCCAGCATTACGGCGGACCTGCAGAATACGGCTGTGGGAGGCGCCAGAAGCGCTTTGATCGGCTCTCAGGTAAACAACGGGAAAGAAATCGTTTACGGGCAGAAGTATAGCAAGATCGGTACGGGCGATGACGGCGCCTTTGTCCTTCGGCTGGCCGAGCAGTATCTCATTCGTGCGGAAGCCCGGCTAAAGCAATCCAACCTGAGCGGCGGCCTGGCTGACCTGAACACGGTAAGAGAACGCGCGGATTTAGCCCCGCTGGCGGCAACAGACACTGGCGCGGCGCTGCTGGCAGTAGAGCTGGAACGGAAAGTGGAGCTGGCTTTCGAAGGCCACCGCTGGTTCGACCTGATCCGCACCGGCAGGGCAGCAGCGGTGCTGGGCATTACGGACCCGAACAAATTCCGCTTCCCGATCCCCAACAGCGAGATCCTAGCTGATCCGGACCTGGATCCTGCGGATCAGAACCCGGGCTATTGA
- a CDS encoding ChbG/HpnK family deacetylase has protein sequence MKKLYLLVALALFVTVYTPFAAHAQKAKVPALLLRADDIGMNHAVNMGVKQLAESGLPFSASVMFACPWYQEAVEILKAHPNVAVGVHLTLNAEWKNYRWGPVAGRNAAPSLVDSLGYFLPSTEAFLSSKYKLDEVEKELTAQIERALNSGLKISYVDPHMGMALATPELQAVTEKLARKYKLGISTYFGEVYKTMWPVPVETKAKEFMAYVNNLQPGSLNVVELHVAQSSPEMEALVDMNSDLMNTSDGKPKASQHRQTELNMLLSPAFKPLIGKKFTLLTYADLIKANGLSSMKAPLVRP, from the coding sequence ATGAAAAAGCTATACTTGCTGGTAGCGCTTGCGCTGTTTGTTACCGTTTATACGCCCTTTGCTGCGCACGCGCAAAAAGCAAAGGTGCCCGCGTTGCTGCTTCGCGCCGACGACATTGGCATGAACCACGCCGTGAACATGGGCGTAAAGCAACTGGCTGAATCGGGCCTGCCTTTCTCTGCTTCTGTTATGTTTGCCTGCCCCTGGTACCAGGAAGCGGTGGAGATCCTGAAAGCCCACCCCAATGTAGCCGTAGGCGTGCACCTGACGCTTAATGCAGAGTGGAAGAATTACCGCTGGGGGCCGGTAGCCGGGCGAAATGCCGCACCAAGCCTGGTAGACAGCCTAGGGTACTTCCTGCCTTCAACAGAAGCTTTCTTAAGCAGCAAGTACAAACTGGATGAGGTAGAAAAAGAACTGACCGCTCAGATCGAAAGAGCCTTAAACTCCGGCCTGAAAATAAGCTACGTAGATCCGCACATGGGCATGGCCCTGGCAACTCCGGAGCTGCAGGCAGTGACTGAAAAGCTGGCCCGCAAGTATAAACTGGGCATTTCGACCTACTTTGGCGAGGTGTACAAAACCATGTGGCCGGTGCCGGTCGAGACCAAAGCCAAAGAGTTTATGGCCTACGTAAACAACTTACAACCCGGCAGCCTGAATGTAGTGGAACTGCATGTGGCCCAGAGCAGCCCTGAAATGGAAGCATTAGTGGATATGAACAGCGACCTGATGAACACCAGCGACGGGAAACCGAAAGCCAGCCAGCATCGCCAGACCGAACTGAACATGTTGCTTTCGCCGGCCTTTAAGCCCCTGATCGGTAAAAAGTTTACGCTCCTGACCTATGCCGATCTCATAAAAGCGAATGGGCTTAGCAGCATGAAAGCGCCGCTCGTTCGCCCTTAA
- a CDS encoding nitrilase family protein, protein MRTLTIAAAQFEPKDGDKAYNLAVIEELTAKAKARGADVVSFHEMSITAYTFLKDLTREEVVALAEQVPAGESTQQLIGLAQKYDIAILAGLVEIEDDALYNTYVCVDQNGFVARHRKIHPFISKYLSAGSAYTVFELQGWKCGILICYDNNVVENVRATALLGAEIIFAPHVTMCTPSAMPGRGYVDDKLWQARHTDPVPLRLEFDGPKGRRWLMRWLPARAFDNGVYYVFSNPIGYDGEHLKNGNALILDPYGEVLTELKSFENDITVATVTEDKLTLAGGYRYKNARRPELYSAILGADHTSETKPVWLSEKAPAQDKV, encoded by the coding sequence ATGAGAACACTTACCATAGCCGCTGCGCAATTCGAGCCCAAAGATGGTGATAAAGCCTACAACCTGGCCGTAATCGAAGAACTGACGGCGAAAGCAAAAGCCCGTGGCGCCGACGTGGTCAGCTTCCACGAAATGTCCATCACCGCTTATACTTTCCTGAAAGACCTGACGCGAGAAGAAGTTGTGGCCCTGGCCGAGCAGGTTCCCGCTGGTGAAAGCACCCAACAGCTTATCGGGCTGGCCCAGAAGTATGACATTGCTATTTTAGCCGGCTTGGTCGAGATCGAGGATGATGCCCTCTACAACACCTATGTATGCGTAGACCAGAACGGCTTTGTGGCCAGGCACCGCAAGATCCATCCGTTCATTAGTAAATACCTGTCTGCAGGTTCTGCCTATACTGTGTTTGAGCTGCAGGGCTGGAAATGCGGCATCCTGATCTGCTACGACAATAATGTAGTGGAGAACGTGCGGGCCACGGCCCTACTGGGAGCAGAGATCATTTTTGCACCCCATGTTACCATGTGCACACCTTCTGCTATGCCCGGCCGCGGTTACGTAGACGACAAACTGTGGCAGGCCCGGCACACAGACCCGGTGCCCTTACGGCTGGAGTTCGACGGGCCCAAAGGCAGGCGCTGGCTCATGCGCTGGCTCCCTGCCCGCGCCTTTGACAATGGCGTATACTACGTCTTCTCTAACCCCATCGGTTATGACGGCGAACATCTCAAGAACGGTAACGCCCTGATCCTGGACCCTTACGGGGAGGTGCTGACGGAATTAAAGAGCTTTGAGAACGACATTACCGTGGCCACGGTCACCGAAGACAAACTCACACTGGCCGGCGGCTACCGCTACAAAAACGCCAGAAGGCCGGAGCTCTACAGCGCCATTCTCGGGGCAGACCATACCTCGGAAACCAAGCCCGTCTGGCTCTCGGAGAAGGCACCGGCCCAAGACAAAGTATAA
- a CDS encoding DapH/DapD/GlmU-related protein: MPLAIDKYIAGFSGIFATQKDRLPWHVTQNLAGLLQEMLPHLDAAYVIRDGVAVHKTAIVESNVVLKAPVIIGEGCFIGANAYLRGGVYLGKGSTIGTGCEVKTSIVLHHSAIAHFNFIGDSLIGSNVNFEAGAIIANHYNERKDKRISVVAGAEIIATQVEKFGALVGDNCKIGANAVLSPGTVLEKGSLVKRLALVEQLAASSS, encoded by the coding sequence ATGCCCCTCGCCATTGACAAGTATATTGCCGGCTTCTCCGGTATTTTTGCAACGCAGAAAGATAGGCTGCCTTGGCATGTCACACAGAACCTGGCCGGGTTGCTGCAGGAAATGCTGCCCCACCTTGATGCGGCCTATGTTATCAGGGATGGGGTTGCGGTGCATAAAACGGCTATTGTAGAGAGCAACGTGGTTTTGAAAGCACCCGTGATTATTGGGGAAGGCTGCTTTATAGGTGCAAATGCCTATCTGCGAGGCGGCGTATACCTGGGCAAAGGCTCAACCATAGGCACAGGCTGCGAAGTAAAAACCAGCATTGTGCTACACCATAGCGCTATAGCACATTTCAACTTTATCGGCGACAGCCTTATCGGGAGCAACGTAAATTTTGAGGCGGGTGCCATCATTGCAAATCATTACAACGAAAGAAAAGACAAGCGCATCAGCGTAGTGGCCGGGGCAGAAATTATTGCCACCCAGGTGGAGAAGTTTGGTGCACTGGTTGGGGATAACTGTAAGATCGGTGCGAACGCTGTGCTCTCGCCGGGTACTGTGTTAGAAAAAGGCTCCCTTGTGAAGCGGTTGGCGCTGGTAGAGCAGCTGGCAGCTTCCTCATCCTGA
- a CDS encoding acyltransferase family protein yields MNKLFTASTAPVTDAGLLRESPRQRYLSLDVLRGMTIALMIVVNTPGSWQNIYAPFEHSPWHGFTITDLVFPTFLFVVGNAMSFSMRRFERQDESAFLKKVFTRTALIFLVGLFLNAFPFVTHTDSGELAMINFADVRIMGVLQRIALCYGIAALVVHYFKVIGAIVFSVIALLAYWAIMYYFGTQPDPYSLEANAALKFDLLFIAPKNLYHGYGIPFDPEGLLSTLPAVVNVIGGFLAGLFIQKNGNNSNTVLKLLVAGIVLTIVARVWDMSFPINKPIWTSSYVLYTVGIDLVVLAVLMLVIEVANLKGWTYFFEVFGRNPLFIYAMSGVLVDVMGMIRIDGMGLNGWLYQHAFATWLAPKNASLLFAVCYMLVLWLIGYAMDKRKVYIKV; encoded by the coding sequence ATGAATAAGCTTTTTACAGCAAGTACTGCCCCGGTTACCGATGCCGGTCTGCTCCGGGAATCGCCCCGCCAGCGCTATCTCTCGCTCGATGTGCTGCGGGGCATGACGATCGCGCTGATGATCGTGGTGAACACGCCCGGCAGCTGGCAAAATATCTACGCGCCTTTTGAGCACTCTCCCTGGCATGGCTTTACCATCACGGACCTGGTTTTTCCCACATTCCTGTTTGTGGTAGGCAATGCCATGAGCTTCAGCATGCGCAGGTTTGAACGGCAGGACGAAAGCGCTTTCCTCAAAAAAGTGTTTACCAGAACGGCGTTGATCTTTTTGGTAGGTCTTTTTCTGAATGCCTTTCCGTTTGTGACCCATACTGATTCGGGCGAGCTGGCGATGATCAATTTTGCCGACGTGCGGATTATGGGCGTATTGCAGCGCATTGCTCTGTGCTACGGCATTGCCGCCCTGGTGGTGCATTATTTTAAAGTGATCGGGGCGATCGTCTTCAGTGTTATCGCGCTGTTGGCGTACTGGGCCATTATGTATTACTTTGGCACCCAGCCTGATCCTTACAGCCTGGAAGCCAATGCCGCCCTGAAGTTCGACCTGCTGTTTATCGCGCCTAAAAACCTGTACCATGGCTACGGCATTCCATTCGATCCGGAGGGATTGCTTAGTACGCTACCGGCAGTCGTAAACGTGATCGGTGGATTTCTGGCAGGCCTTTTCATCCAAAAAAACGGCAATAACAGCAATACGGTGCTGAAGCTGCTGGTGGCGGGCATTGTGCTCACTATTGTGGCGCGCGTATGGGACATGTCTTTCCCTATCAATAAGCCTATCTGGACCAGCTCGTATGTGCTCTATACAGTGGGCATCGACCTGGTGGTGCTGGCTGTGCTGATGCTGGTCATAGAAGTAGCCAACCTGAAAGGATGGACGTATTTCTTTGAGGTGTTTGGCCGAAACCCGCTCTTCATTTATGCCATGTCGGGCGTGCTGGTCGATGTGATGGGGATGATCCGGATTGATGGCATGGGGCTGAACGGCTGGCTCTACCAGCATGCTTTTGCCACATGGCTCGCACCAAAAAATGCCTCGCTGCTGTTCGCCGTATGCTATATGCTGGTGCTGTGGCTTATTGGCTATGCAATGGACAAGCGAAAGGTCTACATCAAAGTATAA
- a CDS encoding creatininase family protein, with protein MKLPGLLLVLLVLTTGAIAQNIPARWDELTASDWPVALEKSSRTCILPIGILEKHGMQDPIGSDLIHVREWAARATKNEYAVVFPDYFYGQINEARHQPGTFSLPNRLAWDLLDATCEEIARNGFNKIVIVNGHGGNPELLRYFVQSQLDKRRNYAVYFFDPEPSPEFVAKEKKMRKSDPAGDQHGGETETSSLLYLRPDLVKQERAKQESGENLKRLSLPGLYTGIWWYASYPNHYAGEGEKATKELGKLLVDEKVNALVKALKVVKADTKTLELQKEYFDKVDKVGK; from the coding sequence ATGAAACTACCAGGACTCCTATTAGTACTGCTGGTACTCACCACGGGTGCCATAGCACAGAATATTCCGGCCCGCTGGGACGAGCTGACGGCCAGCGACTGGCCTGTTGCACTGGAGAAATCTTCCCGCACGTGTATTCTTCCGATTGGTATCCTGGAAAAGCACGGCATGCAGGACCCCATTGGCTCAGATCTGATCCATGTACGGGAGTGGGCCGCGCGCGCTACAAAGAACGAGTATGCCGTTGTGTTCCCTGACTATTTCTATGGCCAGATAAATGAAGCGCGCCACCAGCCCGGTACCTTCTCGCTGCCCAACCGCCTGGCCTGGGACCTACTGGATGCTACCTGTGAAGAAATTGCCCGCAACGGCTTTAATAAGATCGTGATCGTGAACGGGCACGGCGGAAACCCGGAACTGCTGCGTTACTTTGTGCAATCGCAGCTTGACAAGCGCCGCAACTATGCCGTGTATTTCTTCGACCCGGAGCCAAGTCCGGAATTTGTGGCAAAAGAAAAGAAGATGCGTAAATCGGACCCGGCCGGCGACCAGCATGGCGGCGAAACCGAAACCTCCAGCCTGTTATACTTGCGTCCGGACCTGGTAAAGCAGGAGCGCGCCAAGCAGGAATCGGGTGAGAACCTGAAGCGGCTCTCGTTGCCAGGCTTATACACCGGCATCTGGTGGTATGCCAGCTACCCCAACCACTATGCCGGGGAGGGCGAAAAGGCAACCAAGGAACTGGGCAAGCTGCTGGTAGACGAAAAAGTGAATGCTCTGGTAAAAGCGCTGAAAGTGGTAAAAGCCGATACCAAAACGCTGGAGCTTCAGAAAGAGTATTTCGACAAGGTAGACAAGGTAGGTAAATAG
- a CDS encoding creatininase family protein encodes MRPYILAETNWKEIKKEPFEVAVLPWGATEAHNYHLPYGTDVIESDYIAAEAARKAWEAGARVIVLPTIPFGVNTGQTDILLDINMSPSTQAAVLNDVLEVLNRQGIRKLLILNSHGGNDFKNILRELGLKYPDMFLSSCNWFQSMNKSEYFENAGDHADEMETSLLLHLRPDLVLPLEQAGEGRSKKPRIQAYREGWAWAERNWSQISEDTGVGNPKKATKEKGERFFEDVTNKMSRLFVDLAQAKLNDLYE; translated from the coding sequence ATGAGACCCTATATTTTAGCAGAAACAAACTGGAAAGAGATCAAAAAGGAGCCTTTTGAGGTGGCCGTTTTGCCTTGGGGCGCCACCGAAGCGCACAATTATCACCTGCCCTACGGTACCGACGTGATCGAATCGGATTACATTGCTGCCGAAGCGGCGCGCAAAGCCTGGGAAGCAGGTGCGCGGGTAATTGTACTGCCTACCATTCCGTTTGGGGTAAACACCGGCCAAACCGATATTTTGCTGGATATTAACATGAGCCCCAGCACGCAGGCTGCTGTGCTGAACGATGTGCTGGAGGTGCTCAACCGCCAGGGCATCCGGAAGCTGCTTATACTCAACAGCCATGGCGGCAACGACTTTAAGAACATCCTGCGGGAGCTTGGCTTAAAGTACCCGGATATGTTCCTTTCGAGCTGCAACTGGTTTCAATCTATGAACAAGTCAGAGTACTTCGAAAATGCCGGCGACCATGCCGATGAGATGGAAACGAGCCTGCTGCTGCACCTGCGACCGGACCTGGTGCTGCCCCTAGAGCAGGCCGGCGAGGGTCGTTCTAAAAAGCCCCGCATTCAGGCCTACCGCGAAGGCTGGGCATGGGCAGAGCGCAATTGGTCGCAGATATCAGAAGATACCGGCGTAGGTAACCCCAAGAAAGCGACCAAAGAGAAAGGCGAACGCTTTTTTGAGGACGTTACAAATAAAATGAGCCGCCTTTTTGTAGACCTGGCCCAGGCCAAGCTCAACGACCTTTATGAATAA
- a CDS encoding TlpA family protein disulfide reductase produces the protein MKKILISVVAALVVVTAIFYVILKKNAAKEQEAAPVVAKNATNELPWLPMTNADGTRFMAHSLKGKTILVLFQPDCDHCQREATQISEHLEAFAPYNVYFVSDAGAPQLLKFAQDYKLAGQQNIHFTSATANDIYENMGSTPVPAMYVFSEEGKLVKSFIGETPIEVILHYLK, from the coding sequence ATGAAAAAGATACTGATTTCGGTGGTGGCTGCCCTTGTGGTGGTAACGGCCATATTTTATGTGATCCTTAAAAAGAATGCCGCAAAAGAGCAGGAGGCTGCCCCGGTAGTGGCTAAAAATGCTACAAACGAGCTGCCCTGGTTGCCGATGACGAATGCGGACGGCACCCGGTTTATGGCCCACAGCCTGAAAGGCAAAACGATCCTGGTGCTTTTTCAGCCGGACTGTGACCATTGCCAGCGCGAAGCAACGCAGATAAGCGAGCACCTGGAGGCATTTGCGCCTTACAATGTATACTTTGTATCGGATGCCGGTGCCCCGCAGCTCCTTAAATTTGCGCAGGATTACAAACTGGCGGGCCAGCAGAACATCCATTTTACCTCTGCCACGGCCAATGATATTTATGAGAACATGGGTTCTACGCCTGTTCCGGCCATGTATGTGTTCTCAGAAGAGGGGAAGCTGGTAAAGTCTTTTATCGGGGAAACACCTATCGAAGTGATCCTGCATTATCTAAAATAG